The window ATTGAAACTAAATACTGTGTCTAATGATCGCAGGCATTAGAGAAGAAGTACGAGGATAAGACAGGACTTCCAAGTCCTGAAAGGATAGAAAGCCGTAAAAGGATGAAGTTAAAGGCTGCTGCTGGTTTTGGGAAATCATAGGTAGGATAGGATTCCAGAAACATCAGCAACACCATAATTTTATCTGTTTATGGCGTGCTTGATTTTCAGTTGAAACCGTTCTGATTACCTTCCCAACTCCGATGAACATGCCTACCAAAATGAATTTGGACTGCAAAAGGCTTTATGTGAAATTACCGGGTAGGACCAAGCAGATTTTCTAAGAATGATAGTTAATTTCCAGGGCCACTTGTATATGATTATATGAATCGCAATGTTTCCAGCAGTGAATTCGACGTAACTGCTGGTAATGCCTAAAGGCGTGTCTACAATAGTATAATCTATACTAATTGCTCCCTAGACTAGTACTACATTACGTAAGGGCTAAGCTTAGCAGGAATAGCCACCACCTTCAGACTGGATTGAGCTGCTGCTTGAAGACGGCTTTCCTTTCATCAAACAATCAATCGGTGGGACAGTGTTCGTCTTGAGTTCTCCATACGCCTCCCAGCAGAAAGGGTCATACAAGCGCTTCCCTGATTGAACTGATTTTAGGTGTATGGTGTCTAGGGATACACCAGTACATGGTATGCTGTCACTGCATGCAAAATGTGCAGGTTTCGATGTGTAGGTTCCTTGAATGTTTACATAGTTTATACCCGAAACGGCCACAGCTGAGGTTTTGTTTGCGCAATGCCCCTTGTCGCAGTAGAATTGATCAATCATTATAGGGAATTCAACTTCTGAGACTTGAATGTTTGCAAACATGACATTTTTCACTGACCCTGATCCTCCCTGTAGCAGTATAAAATCATGAGAGCCTTATAACTAGTTTGAGGTTCACACAGGTATGGATGGTATAATCTTAGAGTATATATACCTGCCAGGTCTTTATTCTGACTCCGTTGAGTGTATTTTGCAGTTTAACATCTCGGACGGTGATGTTTGACACACAAGCTTTGGTGCCATCCTTTCCTAGCCCTCCAATACTGACTCCATGTCCAGGTCCACAGTTTACATTGTGTANNNNNNNNNNNNNNNNNNNNTATATATATATATATATATACACATACAGAAAGGATAGAGAGCGGACGTCCGCACTCTGGCTTAAAGTGCGGACTTCGTCCGTTCTCTGCCGTCTCACTCCGGCGACGGCTTCTCTCCTTCCCGGACGATAACACAGGCTTCCAGGACGGTTTCTCTCCTTCCAGGATTGGCCGGCGACAAGTTTTCCGGCCGGATTGAAGCTCTGGACGGAAAACACCATGATTGATTAAGGTTGGTCGGAAAACTTGTCGCCGGCCAGTCCTCGAAGGAGAGAAGCCGTCCTGGAAGCCTGTGCTGTCGTCCGGGAAGGAGAGAAGCCGTCGCCAGCGTGAGACTGCAGAGAACGGACGAAGTCGCACTTTAAGCCGGAGTGCGGACGTCCGCTCTACATCCGGCCTGTATATATATATATATTATATTGTTGCTTGTCAACATGCTTAGGGTTTGAACCCTGATTTTTATTTTTTTCTCAACTTCAGGTTTAAGTTTCTTTGTTAATTGATCCCCATGATTTTGCTTGAAAACTCCAACTTCCTATGTTCCTCCGATCCCTAGGGCTTTTAGAGCCAGCTCGCTATCTTGACGATCTATAAGATTTGTGATGCTCACTAGGCAAGATTTCCCCTACTCTTGATACTTGAATGTTGAAAATTACCACAAGCAAGGCTTGCGCCAGAAATGGCCACGTCCTGGGAGTTCTGAAGGTGGATTCCATCGGTGTTGGGGCTGTCGCCGGGGGATGAAATCGTTACGGCAGACACTTGTACATTTGTGCAGGAGTCAAACTTGAGGTGAGCTTGAGGGCTGTTTTGAATTGTTATGCCAGTGACTGTCACACCATTGCTTCCATAGAACCTAAGCGCCTGCACAGAAAAATATAATTAATCCCAGCCACCAAATCTAGAGTCGGAACAGTATAAAATGGTCACGGAGGCGAAAGGGTATTACTGTTGGTTTTGTGCTTGGCATTTTTCCATTGTAACTGTCTACGGTCTGCTGCATAAGACAATACGATGAAAAGGGTATTAGTGCTTTGTTTAGAACTAGAACTCTAGAAGTGACAATAATGAGTAATATTAAGCTTAGTTAAAAGCATATACCGGCCTTGTTTTGGCTTTATGACAAAGGGAAGTAGAATAGTTAATTACCGAATCTTCTGTACTGTTGTCTGCTGTTTCATCTGTAGGATTGTATGTGGGAGAGTCATTCCACCACACTGCACCTTGTCCATCAATCACTCCTTTACCTCTGATTGTAAGTCTTTGAAGCTTTGTGAACTCAAGCCATTGTAGGAGGCCTGAACCCCAAGCTCCCGCACCTGTCGGTGCTATGATTTTTCCGTCTAGCTGCATAAGAAATGATCAATATACATATCATCAAAATTCTAGCTAGCTCATATTTAGAACAATCTTGCTCCTGATATTAGAAAATTTACCTGAAATACAATGTGTGGTTGACAATTAGGGCCGGAAAAGGAGATAGGTTTGACAAGGAATACAGACCCAGATGGAACGGTTACAGTTGATGCTTGCACTTTGCACGCCGCTGCCCACGCTGCTACGAACGCCTGCCGTGCAATGCAAGATATTAGCACTCGACAATAGTAGCACTAGCAGTATGTATAATTTGAATAGCAATGTAGCATCTGAAACTTTGAAACCTAGCTATCAATCACCTTAGTGTCATCTGCCTTTCCATCACCTTTAGCACCATAGTCCAATACATTGTAGACGGCACCACTCTTCTGCGCTGCACTCACTTCAGTATCTTCCTCTGTGATGTAATTGTCACTTCTCAAAACAGACACAGAGTGGCCTGAAGGGTGATGATGATGCGGACACCGACCCCCGTTACCCCTTTTCGTCCCTCGGTGTTTCCTCCATTGATGATGCTTGCCTTTTCTAGCTTCACAAGTCTCCAACAAGCTCGAAGACCAAATAGAAAAGGCAATGAGCATAATCCATGCCAGGCTGCTTAGTTTGAAAGTTCTCATATCTTAGTTTCAGAAACAGAAGCAATGAGGCTTTGGTTTATGGTTATAGAAGCAATGAGACCGTGGTTTATGGTTTAAGACTTGAAGAATTAGATATCTAGAGTCGTTTATATATAGGGTAGAGACTAGAGAGCTCGTTGCACTGTCTGCACACATGAACCTATAGTTAATCAACGACAAGTTGTAAATTTTGTCCTCTAGAATTAGTCCAATTTCCTCATACCTAATTTTATATACTGTTATTTCCGCCGTAGTACTCGTATCACTTGCTTTGAGTTTTACCTTAACAACAAAAATACTCAAACGTACAGAAAACTTCCATGACCGGCCAACTGCAGCTATAGAATGTATATGAATTTCCATTTGCTGATGTAATTACTAATTAGACTTGGTTATCAAACACTTATTTCTTCATGTGAGTACATTCCCGGAGCATCTAGCCAATCTCTTTGTACTTTGCCTTGTTTTTGCTTTTATTTATTAAACTGTAACATTCAGCTTGTCACATCCTTTACAATTATTCACATGCAGGCTAGGAACAATTTCTGGTTCATTGTTCTGCTGAATTTGGCTGCTATGTATCCTTATACGTACCACTGGTCTGCAGTATGTAATGCATTATTGATCCAGTGATTGATCATCAGTACTTGAGAAGTGTACGAATTGATAATTCATTTTCTAAACCCACCAATATTGCCGAATTATACATGAGATTTTCATCCATTAGCTCGGTGATGATTGACTATTTGTTTAAGTTTGTAACACAAAGCAGTGAGGGTTCATTAGTGAGAAACAGTTGAGCCTTCTATTAGTTTAAAAGATTTGGATCAAACCGTGACCTGTGTGTTTAAGTTCAGAACAACTGGAAAGAAGATGACAGGATCGTGTTGAACAGCTAGTCGGGATAATGTGTCAATTGCTTGAACTGAATCAAGTGTCATCTAACATCATGCTTAATTACAAATGGATTAGTCTAGAATTCTAGATGAGGATTATATATAATATTGATATGATTCATATGAAAGTTAGGCTTGCATAGTCCTACGATCATGGACTCCAATACTCGGACGTGATACCATCTTTGTTGAAGTTCTTGTAGAAAATTTTTTCTTCTACAGACTACATCATTATTCTGTTTGAAGCCATTAGAAGCGGCAGAGGACATGGCACAATTATTGATTGAAGATTTTGATCTTGTTTTGACCCCGATGTCGATCTTAATTTTCACGGTTCAAAAAGGTCGACAAAAAGGACGGTGAGGTAAGATATAGTTAACTAGTGAATTACGCTAGTGACAGTGTTGGCTCATACCCCTTTAGATTAAAAGCAGCTAAAACTTGTTGAAAATCTTTAGTGAAAGTGAAGGGATTTGATATGAATTGTTCTTATCATACATGACACCAGAAAACCGTTAAACCGGTTACCCCAGTTATCCTGCCTTTGCTTTTGGGATCGGCAAATCCATGTCGGGTAGTTATCATCTCTGTAGCTTTTGAGATGATTAGCTCGATCAAAGGACCTCGTCAGAGACGACTTAGAGGTTTCTCTTTGTAGCTTTTCTGTTTTTTTTTTTCATTTCATCGTATCGAAAAGAAAAAAAAATAAAAAAAAACCCCATCAGTTCTATGATCGACCATCTCTGTTGAAACAGTAAACCCCTNNNNNNNNNNNNNNNNNNNNATAATAATATATATATATATATATATATATATATATATATATATGAGATTTGGGATAGATACATATACCATCTTTCATTCTTAATTTCTTGTTCTCTTGTTAGACAAAGAGACACGAAAGATCGAGAGTTTGTGTACTGTCTCTTTATACATGCATGGTTTTGAGTAGACGCTTAATTAGCACGTACAAGGTACAACTGATTCGTGATCATGTTTAGGTTTAGCACTCTATACCTCCCGTGAACCCTAATTATTTAGGTTCTTTTTCACACATCTTGGCAACACAGTATTCCTCGATCGATTGCGATTTCTGTA of the Fragaria vesca subsp. vesca linkage group LG6, FraVesHawaii_1.0, whole genome shotgun sequence genome contains:
- the LOC101296139 gene encoding polygalacturonase At1g48100-like yields the protein MRTFKLSSLAWIMLIAFSIWSSSLLETCEARKGKHHQWRKHRGTKRGNGGRCPHHHHPSGHSVSVLRSDNYITEEDTEVSAAQKSGAVYNVLDYGAKGDGKADDTKAFVAAWAAACKVQASTVTVPSGSVFLVKPISFSGPNCQPHIVFQLDGKIIAPTGAGAWGSGLLQWLEFTKLQRLTIRGKGVIDGQGAVWWNDSYNGKMPSTKPTALRFYGSNGVTVTGITIQNSPQAHLKFDSCTNVQVSAVTISSPGDSPNTDGIHLQNSQDVAISGASLACGNFQHSSIKSRGNLALHNVNCGPGHGVSIGGLGKDGTKACVSNITVRDVKLQNTLNGVRIKTWQGGSGSVKNVMFANIQVSEVEFPIMIDQFYCDKGHCANKTSAVAVSGINYVNIQGTYTSKPAHFACSDSIPCTGVSLDTIHLKSVQSGKRLYDPFCWEAYGELKTNTVPPIDCLMKGKPSSSSSSIQSEGGGYSC